In Longimicrobiales bacterium, the following proteins share a genomic window:
- the tssI gene encoding type VI secretion system tip protein TssI/VgrG: MDQANLWATVTTGAGKDAFRLRELWGEERQSGLFRFDLELESDDDAVDFSKVVGKPASASVDFPDGGKRHFHGMITRLRQGATDPGVTRYVAELRPWLWMLTQTSDCGIYQEMKTQEIIEKVFKDLGYNDFKFTLKATYQPREYCVQYRETAFDFVSRLMEEDGIHYFFEHTDAKHTLVMADDASAAKDCPELAKMRFRGTATEDNDIDVVWACDIENNVTTGTYALDDYSFEAPSTDLETKAGSGKLARYDYPGRFTKKADGTALAKVRLGALEGAADLLSGSSFSPSFCAGYKFTLADHPRKDVNKAWALRSVEHQLTQSHYRNSFVAFPADVTFHPPMHTARPLIAGTQTAKVVGKKGEEIWTDKFGRIKVLFHWDRVSEGDEKSSCWIRVTHGWAGKKWGAFFLPRIGQEVVVSFLDGDPDRPLVTGSVYNAEQTVPYALPANQTQSTVKSNTSKGGEGFNEIRFEDKKDSEEIYMHAQKDMTTEVLNDSTTTITKNRTVTVTEGDETHTVTKGKRTLDIKDDEKHTSQANFVHEVKGDFTLKVTGDLTIEAGGSITIDSEKAVKVKAAQGLDTEAGQALTNKAGTALTNQAGTALTNQAGTALTNKSGTALTNEAGTSLTNKGSIGVTNEGGVSVTNKGSATQTVDGGGMLTLKGGMVKIN, encoded by the coding sequence ATGGATCAGGCGAATCTCTGGGCCACTGTGACCACGGGGGCTGGGAAGGATGCCTTCCGCCTGCGCGAGCTATGGGGAGAGGAGCGCCAGTCCGGCTTGTTTCGTTTCGACCTAGAGTTGGAATCCGACGACGACGCCGTCGACTTCAGTAAGGTGGTCGGCAAACCGGCTTCGGCGAGCGTGGACTTTCCTGATGGAGGGAAGCGGCACTTCCATGGAATGATCACCCGCCTACGTCAGGGCGCTACCGACCCCGGCGTGACCCGATATGTCGCCGAGCTGCGCCCCTGGCTATGGATGCTGACCCAGACGTCAGACTGTGGCATCTACCAGGAAATGAAGACCCAGGAGATCATTGAGAAGGTCTTCAAAGACCTGGGATACAACGACTTCAAGTTCACGCTAAAAGCGACCTACCAGCCGAGAGAATACTGCGTTCAGTACCGTGAAACGGCCTTTGACTTCGTCTCGCGGCTCATGGAAGAAGACGGGATTCACTACTTCTTCGAGCACACGGACGCGAAACACACCTTGGTCATGGCCGACGACGCCTCTGCGGCCAAGGACTGTCCGGAACTCGCCAAGATGCGCTTCCGCGGCACCGCGACCGAGGACAACGACATCGATGTCGTGTGGGCGTGTGACATCGAGAACAACGTCACGACCGGCACCTACGCCCTCGATGACTACTCCTTCGAAGCACCCTCCACCGACCTGGAGACCAAGGCGGGCAGCGGAAAGCTCGCCCGCTACGACTACCCCGGACGTTTCACGAAGAAGGCCGATGGCACGGCGCTGGCCAAGGTGCGCTTGGGAGCACTCGAAGGCGCGGCGGACCTGCTAAGCGGCTCCTCGTTCAGTCCGAGCTTCTGCGCCGGTTACAAATTCACACTCGCCGATCACCCCCGGAAAGACGTCAACAAAGCCTGGGCGCTTCGGTCCGTCGAACACCAGCTGACGCAGTCGCACTACCGGAACAGCTTCGTCGCTTTTCCCGCCGATGTGACGTTCCACCCCCCCATGCACACGGCGCGGCCACTGATTGCCGGCACGCAGACCGCCAAAGTGGTGGGCAAGAAGGGCGAGGAAATCTGGACCGACAAATTCGGCCGCATCAAGGTCCTCTTCCACTGGGATCGGGTCAGCGAGGGAGACGAGAAGAGCTCTTGCTGGATCCGAGTGACTCATGGCTGGGCGGGAAAAAAATGGGGCGCCTTCTTCCTTCCCCGAATCGGGCAGGAAGTCGTGGTCTCATTCCTAGACGGAGATCCGGATCGACCTCTGGTCACGGGATCCGTCTACAACGCTGAGCAAACGGTCCCCTACGCTCTCCCGGCTAACCAGACGCAGTCGACCGTGAAGAGCAACACCTCCAAAGGGGGCGAGGGATTCAACGAGATCCGCTTCGAAGACAAGAAGGACTCCGAAGAGATCTACATGCACGCTCAGAAGGACATGACCACCGAGGTCCTCAACGACTCGACGACGACCATCACGAAGAACCGGACAGTGACGGTCACCGAGGGAGACGAGACCCACACCGTCACCAAGGGTAAGCGCACCCTCGATATCAAAGACGACGAGAAGCACACCAGCCAGGCCAACTTCGTTCATGAAGTAAAGGGTGACTTCACCCTCAAGGTCACCGGCGACCTAACGATTGAAGCTGGCGGCAGCATCACGATCGATTCCGAGAAGGCCGTGAAGGTAAAAGCGGCCCAGGGTCTAGATACCGAGGCCGGGCAGGCGTTGACCAACAAGGCCGGCACCGCTTTGACGAACCAGGCCGGTACCGCTTTGACGAACCAGGCCGGCACCGCGCTCACCAACAAGTCAGGGACGGCCCTGACCAATGAGGCAGGCACCTCTCTGACTAACAAGGGATCAATCGGCGTAACCAACGAGGGTGGCGTTTCGGTCACCAATAAGGGAAGCGCGACCCAGACAGTCGATGGCGGAGGCATGCTGACCCTGAAAGGTGGCATGGTGAAGATCAATTGA
- the tssH gene encoding type VI secretion system ATPase TssH — MKIELKALIEKLNPLCRKAMEGAAELCVAQSNYNVEVEHLFKALLAIPGTDFGVILRHFRIEEATLQAELTAGIDGFKRGNSRTPAFSPNVVRLLESAWGVSSLLLHDDRVRSGALLMSAVSNPTVRGSLEETAPSVFGLNRETVEEALPELCAHSPEGGGTETGPDQKSGPMAGPTPPTPHSSAGPKGQSALDRFTVDLTALALVGGIDPITGRDEEIRQIIDILMRRRQNNPILTGEPGVGKTAIVEGFAKRVAAKDVPEPLQEASVRTLDLGLLQAGAGVKGEFEQRLKDVIEEVNSAVTPIILFIDEAHTIIGAGGSEGQGDAANLLKPALARGELRTIGATTWSEYKKYIERDPALARRFQVVKVDEPDEETAQRMLRGMVGHLERHHGVRILDDAIREAVELSHRYITGRQLPDKAVSVLDTACARVAIGKGSQPVQLEDAVREASLYEVELSVLEREQRSGSDHDDRVRHLTKGIARAKVRRATLTDRWKDEVAIVEKIDRIHGILDGTIRVDENEPSEPEELQPELMRLEAELADLQGEDALVPTCVDGGVVASVISGWTGIPAGKMVANEIKTVLSLRQRLEERVIGQPEALETLCRRIGTSSAGLEDPNKPTGVFMLAGPSGVGKTETARALADELYGGERNMIVVNMSEYQEAHTVSSLKGAPPGYVGYGTGGVLTEAVRRRPYSVVLLDEVEKAHPDVMELFYQVFDRGQMEDGEGQLIDFKQTLIILTSNVGGDTISELARQSESRPSAAAVVETLRPELRKHFPAAFLGRLAMVPFYPLRDAEIQDIIGLKMAEIQRRIFQKHMTDLTYDDEVIQAISDRCTEVDSGARNIDFILSDTMLPELSTKLLEFMADEEPVGQIHVKLGKNGGFDYEVSPPEQAVQ; from the coding sequence ATGAAAATCGAGCTGAAGGCGCTCATCGAGAAGCTGAACCCACTGTGCCGAAAGGCCATGGAGGGAGCGGCTGAGCTCTGCGTTGCGCAGTCAAACTACAATGTGGAGGTCGAGCACCTGTTCAAGGCGCTCCTCGCCATACCGGGTACGGACTTTGGCGTAATCCTGCGCCATTTCCGGATCGAAGAGGCCACGCTCCAAGCTGAACTCACCGCCGGCATCGACGGGTTCAAGCGGGGCAACTCTCGGACACCGGCATTTTCGCCAAATGTGGTGCGCCTGCTCGAGTCTGCTTGGGGAGTCTCATCGCTTCTCTTGCACGATGACCGTGTCCGCTCCGGTGCCCTCCTTATGTCGGCGGTGTCAAACCCCACCGTCCGGGGCAGCCTAGAAGAAACGGCACCGTCCGTATTCGGGCTCAACCGTGAGACGGTCGAGGAGGCGCTCCCGGAACTCTGTGCACATTCCCCTGAAGGGGGCGGCACGGAGACAGGCCCGGATCAAAAGAGCGGCCCGATGGCCGGTCCCACACCCCCGACGCCTCACAGTAGCGCTGGGCCCAAAGGGCAGTCGGCCCTCGACCGGTTCACCGTCGACCTGACCGCACTCGCCCTGGTTGGTGGGATCGATCCCATCACCGGGCGTGACGAAGAGATCCGGCAGATCATCGACATCCTGATGCGCCGCCGCCAGAACAATCCCATCCTGACGGGTGAGCCCGGTGTCGGAAAGACCGCGATCGTAGAAGGTTTTGCGAAGCGCGTAGCCGCAAAGGACGTCCCCGAGCCACTTCAGGAAGCTTCGGTCCGCACTCTGGACCTAGGGCTGCTGCAGGCTGGCGCGGGTGTGAAGGGTGAATTCGAGCAACGGCTCAAAGACGTCATCGAAGAAGTCAATTCGGCCGTGACCCCCATCATCCTGTTCATCGACGAGGCCCATACGATCATCGGGGCAGGAGGCAGCGAGGGTCAGGGCGATGCGGCCAATCTGCTAAAGCCCGCGCTCGCACGCGGCGAACTACGCACGATCGGCGCGACGACTTGGTCCGAATATAAGAAGTACATCGAACGCGATCCTGCGCTCGCTCGTCGCTTCCAAGTGGTGAAGGTAGACGAGCCCGACGAGGAAACCGCCCAACGCATGTTGCGCGGGATGGTCGGGCACCTGGAGCGGCATCATGGAGTCCGGATCCTCGACGACGCGATCCGAGAAGCTGTAGAGCTATCGCATCGCTACATCACGGGACGGCAACTCCCGGACAAAGCGGTCAGCGTACTGGACACAGCGTGCGCACGAGTCGCCATCGGCAAGGGGAGCCAGCCAGTCCAGCTCGAGGACGCCGTTCGCGAGGCATCCCTATACGAGGTGGAGCTCTCGGTACTCGAGCGAGAACAACGGTCGGGTAGCGACCACGACGACCGAGTGAGGCACCTGACCAAGGGTATCGCCCGGGCCAAGGTCCGAAGAGCCACGCTCACAGACCGTTGGAAAGACGAAGTCGCGATCGTCGAAAAGATCGACCGGATCCACGGCATCCTGGATGGCACGATCCGTGTCGATGAAAACGAGCCTAGTGAGCCGGAAGAACTTCAGCCGGAGCTGATGCGGCTAGAAGCCGAGCTGGCCGATCTCCAGGGCGAAGACGCTCTCGTCCCGACCTGCGTGGACGGTGGGGTTGTCGCCTCAGTGATTTCGGGCTGGACCGGAATCCCCGCAGGCAAGATGGTCGCCAACGAGATCAAGACAGTGCTCTCCCTTCGCCAGAGGCTCGAGGAACGCGTCATCGGCCAGCCGGAGGCGCTCGAGACACTCTGCAGACGCATCGGGACGTCCAGCGCCGGCTTGGAGGATCCCAACAAGCCGACGGGCGTCTTCATGTTGGCTGGCCCCAGCGGCGTCGGAAAAACCGAGACGGCACGAGCGCTCGCCGATGAACTCTACGGTGGTGAGCGCAACATGATCGTGGTCAACATGTCGGAATATCAGGAGGCGCATACGGTCTCCTCGCTCAAGGGGGCCCCTCCAGGGTACGTGGGTTACGGGACAGGCGGGGTACTGACCGAAGCCGTGCGCCGTCGGCCCTATTCCGTAGTCCTTCTGGACGAGGTGGAAAAGGCACATCCGGACGTGATGGAGCTCTTCTATCAGGTCTTCGACCGCGGGCAGATGGAGGATGGGGAGGGGCAACTGATCGACTTCAAGCAGACCCTGATCATCCTGACGTCGAACGTGGGCGGAGATACGATCTCCGAGTTGGCCCGGCAATCTGAGAGTCGCCCGTCTGCAGCCGCGGTCGTTGAGACGCTTCGCCCTGAACTGCGAAAGCATTTCCCGGCGGCTTTCCTCGGCCGGCTCGCGATGGTCCCATTTTACCCACTGCGGGATGCCGAAATCCAAGACATCATCGGCTTGAAGATGGCCGAAATCCAACGGCGCATCTTTCAGAAACACATGACCGACCTCACATACGACGATGAGGTCATCCAGGCGATTTCCGATCGCTGTACCGAGGTCGATTCCGGGGCGCGCAACATCGACTTCATCCTCTCGGACACCATGCTTCCGGAACTGTCCACAAAGCTTCTCGAGTTCATGGCGGACGAAGAGCCAGTCGGCCAAATCCATGTGAAGCTGGGTAAGAATGGCGGCTTCGACTACGAAGTCAGTCCGCCAGAACAAGCCGTCCAATGA